The following proteins are encoded in a genomic region of Arachis ipaensis cultivar K30076 chromosome B02, Araip1.1, whole genome shotgun sequence:
- the LOC107625481 gene encoding OTU domain-containing protein At3g57810 isoform X4 — MLQQSQKNHVGLSCCARSSMGQTIRGYLGSCCSKQRGNLQICSSIAPRKRHHEISLACQSLNMRLLVPNQKKLPKVKCNVGPVSWPRGCASVGLILGLLVCNLSSEPVYADTDPENGKRNDQNVCKSNVAISHGKKVYTDYSVIGIPGDGRCLFRSVAHGACLRSGKPPPSESHQRQLADELRSKVADEFIKRREETEWFIEGDFDTYISQIRKPHVWGGEPELFIASHVLKMPITVYMYDRDAGGLISIAEYGQEYGKENPIRVLYHGFGHYDALEIPRRKGPKPRL, encoded by the exons ATGCTTCAACAG TCGCAGAAAAATCATGTTGGTCTTTCTTGTTGCGCAAGATCTTCTATGGGCCAAACAATAAGAGGTTACCTTGGATCATGCTGCTCCAAGCAAAGGGGCAACCTTCAAATTTGTAGTTCTATAGCACCTCGGAAGAGGCATCATGAAATTTCATTGGCATGCCAAAGTTTGAATATGAGGCTTTTGGTACCTAACCAAAAGAAGCTTCCCAAAGTTAAGTGTAATGTGGGACCTGTATCTTGGCCACGTGGATGTGCATCAGTTGGCTTGATACTTGGATTACTTGTATGCAATTTAAGCTCTGAACCTGTATATGCTGACACAGATCCTGAAAATGGAAAGAGAAATGACCAAAACGTGTGCAAATCAAATGTAGCGATATCGCATGGGAAGAAAGTCTACACTGACTATTCTGTGATTG GAATACCTGGGGATGGAAGATGTTTATTTCGCTCAGTTGCTCATGGGGCTTGCTTGAGGTCTGGAAAACCTCCTCCTAGTGAAAGCCATCAGAGACAATTGGCAGATGAATTACGCTCCAAA GTTGCTGATGAGTTTATCAAAAGAAGGGAAGAGACAGAATG GTTTATTGAAGGTGATTTTGATACTTATATTTCACAAATAAGGAAGCCTCATGTTTGGGGAGGTGAGCCTGAATTGTTCATTGCTTCACATGTATTGAA GATGCCAATCACAGTGTACATGTATGATAGGGATGCTGGTGGCTTGATATCAATTGCTGAGTATGGCCAGGAATATGGCAAGGAGAATCCAATTAGAGTTCTTTACCATGGATTTGGTCATTATGATGCACTGGAGATCCCTAGAAGGAAGGGTCCTAAACCAAGGCTGTAA
- the LOC107625481 gene encoding OTU domain-containing protein At3g57810 isoform X2: MSVCFPFSQSSISAVVVKGRTHLLMSSNICGLWSQGKSSLYSSSLCPSQSQKNHVGLSCCARSSMGQTIRGYLGSCCSKQRGNLQICSSIAPRKRHHEISLACQSLNMRLLVPNQKKLPKDPENGKRNDQNVCKSNVAISHGKKVYTDYSVIGIPGDGRCLFRSVAHGACLRSGKPPPSESHQRQLADELRSKVADEFIKRREETEWFIEGDFDTYISQIRKPHVWGGEPELFIASHVLKMPITVYMYDRDAGGLISIAEYGQEYGKENPIRVLYHGFGHYDALEIPRRKGPKPRL, from the exons ATGAGTGTTTGCTTTCCTTTTAGTCAGTCTTCAATAAGTGCTGTTGTCGTGAAGGGTCGTACTCACCTGTTGATGAGCAGTAACATCTGTGGTCTTTGGTCCCAAGGAAAATCCAGTTTATATTCTTCCAGTTTGTGCCCTTCGCAGTCGCAGAAAAATCATGTTGGTCTTTCTTGTTGCGCAAGATCTTCTATGGGCCAAACAATAAGAGGTTACCTTGGATCATGCTGCTCCAAGCAAAGGGGCAACCTTCAAATTTGTAGTTCTATAGCACCTCGGAAGAGGCATCATGAAATTTCATTGGCATGCCAAAGTTTGAATATGAGGCTTTTGGTACCTAACCAAAAGAAGCTTCCCAAAG ATCCTGAAAATGGAAAGAGAAATGACCAAAACGTGTGCAAATCAAATGTAGCGATATCGCATGGGAAGAAAGTCTACACTGACTATTCTGTGATTG GAATACCTGGGGATGGAAGATGTTTATTTCGCTCAGTTGCTCATGGGGCTTGCTTGAGGTCTGGAAAACCTCCTCCTAGTGAAAGCCATCAGAGACAATTGGCAGATGAATTACGCTCCAAA GTTGCTGATGAGTTTATCAAAAGAAGGGAAGAGACAGAATG GTTTATTGAAGGTGATTTTGATACTTATATTTCACAAATAAGGAAGCCTCATGTTTGGGGAGGTGAGCCTGAATTGTTCATTGCTTCACATGTATTGAA GATGCCAATCACAGTGTACATGTATGATAGGGATGCTGGTGGCTTGATATCAATTGCTGAGTATGGCCAGGAATATGGCAAGGAGAATCCAATTAGAGTTCTTTACCATGGATTTGGTCATTATGATGCACTGGAGATCCCTAGAAGGAAGGGTCCTAAACCAAGGCTGTAA
- the LOC107625481 gene encoding OTU domain-containing protein At3g57810 isoform X3 has protein sequence MSVCFPFSQSSISAVVVKGRTHLLMSSNICGLWSQGKSSLYSSSLCPSQSQKNHVGLSCCARSSMGQTIRGYLGSCCSKQRGNLQICSSIAPRKRHHEISLACQSLNMRLLVPNQKKLPKVKCNVGPVSWPRGCASVGLILGLLVCNLSSEPVYADTDPENGKRNDQNVCKSNVAISHGKKVYTDYSVIGIPGDGRCLFRSVAHGACLRSGKPPPSESHQRQLADELRSKVADEFIKRREETEWFIEGDFDTYISQIRKPHVWGGEPELFIASHVLKSLVMQDANHSVHV, from the exons ATGAGTGTTTGCTTTCCTTTTAGTCAGTCTTCAATAAGTGCTGTTGTCGTGAAGGGTCGTACTCACCTGTTGATGAGCAGTAACATCTGTGGTCTTTGGTCCCAAGGAAAATCCAGTTTATATTCTTCCAGTTTGTGCCCTTCGCAGTCGCAGAAAAATCATGTTGGTCTTTCTTGTTGCGCAAGATCTTCTATGGGCCAAACAATAAGAGGTTACCTTGGATCATGCTGCTCCAAGCAAAGGGGCAACCTTCAAATTTGTAGTTCTATAGCACCTCGGAAGAGGCATCATGAAATTTCATTGGCATGCCAAAGTTTGAATATGAGGCTTTTGGTACCTAACCAAAAGAAGCTTCCCAAAGTTAAGTGTAATGTGGGACCTGTATCTTGGCCACGTGGATGTGCATCAGTTGGCTTGATACTTGGATTACTTGTATGCAATTTAAGCTCTGAACCTGTATATGCTGACACAGATCCTGAAAATGGAAAGAGAAATGACCAAAACGTGTGCAAATCAAATGTAGCGATATCGCATGGGAAGAAAGTCTACACTGACTATTCTGTGATTG GAATACCTGGGGATGGAAGATGTTTATTTCGCTCAGTTGCTCATGGGGCTTGCTTGAGGTCTGGAAAACCTCCTCCTAGTGAAAGCCATCAGAGACAATTGGCAGATGAATTACGCTCCAAA GTTGCTGATGAGTTTATCAAAAGAAGGGAAGAGACAGAATG GTTTATTGAAGGTGATTTTGATACTTATATTTCACAAATAAGGAAGCCTCATGTTTGGGGAGGTGAGCCTGAATTGTTCATTGCTTCACATGTATTGAA GAGTCTTGTTATGCAGGATGCCAATCACAGTGTACATGTATGA
- the LOC107625481 gene encoding OTU domain-containing protein At3g57810 isoform X1: MSVCFPFSQSSISAVVVKGRTHLLMSSNICGLWSQGKSSLYSSSLCPSQSQKNHVGLSCCARSSMGQTIRGYLGSCCSKQRGNLQICSSIAPRKRHHEISLACQSLNMRLLVPNQKKLPKVKCNVGPVSWPRGCASVGLILGLLVCNLSSEPVYADTDPENGKRNDQNVCKSNVAISHGKKVYTDYSVIGIPGDGRCLFRSVAHGACLRSGKPPPSESHQRQLADELRSKVADEFIKRREETEWFIEGDFDTYISQIRKPHVWGGEPELFIASHVLKMPITVYMYDRDAGGLISIAEYGQEYGKENPIRVLYHGFGHYDALEIPRRKGPKPRL, from the exons ATGAGTGTTTGCTTTCCTTTTAGTCAGTCTTCAATAAGTGCTGTTGTCGTGAAGGGTCGTACTCACCTGTTGATGAGCAGTAACATCTGTGGTCTTTGGTCCCAAGGAAAATCCAGTTTATATTCTTCCAGTTTGTGCCCTTCGCAGTCGCAGAAAAATCATGTTGGTCTTTCTTGTTGCGCAAGATCTTCTATGGGCCAAACAATAAGAGGTTACCTTGGATCATGCTGCTCCAAGCAAAGGGGCAACCTTCAAATTTGTAGTTCTATAGCACCTCGGAAGAGGCATCATGAAATTTCATTGGCATGCCAAAGTTTGAATATGAGGCTTTTGGTACCTAACCAAAAGAAGCTTCCCAAAGTTAAGTGTAATGTGGGACCTGTATCTTGGCCACGTGGATGTGCATCAGTTGGCTTGATACTTGGATTACTTGTATGCAATTTAAGCTCTGAACCTGTATATGCTGACACAGATCCTGAAAATGGAAAGAGAAATGACCAAAACGTGTGCAAATCAAATGTAGCGATATCGCATGGGAAGAAAGTCTACACTGACTATTCTGTGATTG GAATACCTGGGGATGGAAGATGTTTATTTCGCTCAGTTGCTCATGGGGCTTGCTTGAGGTCTGGAAAACCTCCTCCTAGTGAAAGCCATCAGAGACAATTGGCAGATGAATTACGCTCCAAA GTTGCTGATGAGTTTATCAAAAGAAGGGAAGAGACAGAATG GTTTATTGAAGGTGATTTTGATACTTATATTTCACAAATAAGGAAGCCTCATGTTTGGGGAGGTGAGCCTGAATTGTTCATTGCTTCACATGTATTGAA GATGCCAATCACAGTGTACATGTATGATAGGGATGCTGGTGGCTTGATATCAATTGCTGAGTATGGCCAGGAATATGGCAAGGAGAATCCAATTAGAGTTCTTTACCATGGATTTGGTCATTATGATGCACTGGAGATCCCTAGAAGGAAGGGTCCTAAACCAAGGCTGTAA